Genomic segment of Candidatus Zixiibacteriota bacterium:
TCGTCCTCCCATAGCGTAAACCAGCCGCGTCTCCAGGTAGTCTTTCGAGTGGGTGCGGCGCTCATCGAGAGGAAGATAATGCGTTACTCCCAGCGCCAGACCACGGGGAATGATTGTTACTTTATGAACCGGGTCGGCATGAGGCAGGAATTTGGATACGAGAGCATGCCCCGCTTCATGATAGGCTATAATTTTCTTCTCCACTTCAGGAATGACCAGCGACCGCCGTTCCGCGCCCATCATCACCTTATCTTTTGCTTCCTCGAAATCCTGCATCGTCACGGCATCACGATTCTTCCGCGCCGCCAGAAGAGCCGCCTCATTGACCATATTGGCTAAATCGGCGCCGGACATTCCCGGCGTGCCGCGGGCGAGGATCTCCATATTTATATCTTCGCTCAGTTTTATCTTCTTGGCGTGAACCTTCAGAATCCCCTCGCGGCCCCGCACGTCCGGCGAATCGACCACTATCTGACGGTCAAACCGTCCAGGGCGGGTCAAGGCCGGGTCGAGAATGTCGGGACGGTTAGTAGCGGCAATCAGTATAACCCCATCGTTCGATTCAAAGCCGTCCATTTCGACCAGAAGTTGATTGAGAGTCTGCTCACGTTCATCATGACCGCCGCCCAAACCGGCGCCACGGTGACGCCCAACAGCGTCAATTTCATCTATAAATATAATACAGGGAGCGTTCTTTTTCCCCTGCTCGAACAGGTCGCGGACACGGCTGGCGCCGACGCCGACAAACATCTCCACAAAATCAGAGCCAGACATCGAGAAAAAGGGGACACCGGCTTCACCGGCGACTGCCCGCGCCAAAAGAGTTTTCCCCGAACCGGGCGGTCCCAAAAGCAAGGCGCCTTTGGGTATCTTTCCCCCCAGCTTCTGAAATTTGCCCGGGTCTTTTAAGAATTCTATTATCTCTCGCAACTCCTCTTTGGCTTCATCGACACCGGCGACATCATTGAAGGTGACCTTGGGACGCTCATCGGTGAGCAGCTTGGCGCGGCTCTTGCCAAAAGAGAAAAGTCCCCGCGGTCCCCCGCCGCCCTGCATCTGGCGAAGGAAAAAGAGCCAGATGAATATCAAGAGAAACCAGGGGGCGATAGATATCAGAACCGAAAAGTAATTGGGTCCCTCGGTCTTGGCAGAAATAGTTACCCCGGCTTTTTCCAGCCGATCCACTAATGTGAAGCTGTTATCTTCGAATGGAATGCGGGCTT
This window contains:
- the ftsH gene encoding ATP-dependent zinc metalloprotease FtsH; translated protein: MAFWLVIILAFILIYSVYSSSSKDVAEISYSEFLKQLENDNIASVTFIEREIEGKLKTETALISGNTPGRFTKFKARIPFEDNSFTLVDRLEKAGVTISAKTEGPNYFSVLISIAPWFLLIFIWLFFLRQMQGGGGPRGLFSFGKSRAKLLTDERPKVTFNDVAGVDEAKEELREIIEFLKDPGKFQKLGGKIPKGALLLGPPGSGKTLLARAVAGEAGVPFFSMSGSDFVEMFVGVGASRVRDLFEQGKKNAPCIIFIDEIDAVGRHRGAGLGGGHDEREQTLNQLLVEMDGFESNDGVILIAATNRPDILDPALTRPGRFDRQIVVDSPDVRGREGILKVHAKKIKLSEDINMEILARGTPGMSGADLANMVNEAALLAARKNRDAVTMQDFEEAKDKVMMGAERRSLVIPEVEKKIIAYHEAGHALVSKFLPHADPVHKVTIIPRGLALGVTHYLPLDERRTHSKDYLETRLVYAMGGRVAEKVVFDQLSTGASDDLRRITEIAQNMVCRWGMSEKLGPLTFGKREEQIFLGREIAQHRDYSEETARLIDEEVRAIVLKAENRAMEILTKNRELLDKVAEALLEKEVLDGHQLDEIIGAAGPESVVAPAPAPQP